TATTAGtgttaattttaattttaggagATAAAGTTAAATGggtttttaataatatttttgggGAACAAGAAAATATTATAGGGAGGTTTTATATTTGGTTTTGAGAATAAAGGTTGATGTTtgtcttgttgttgttattgttcgttactgaattgtaatttggggctaggcatataaacggagagatctttttttgaattttttgataGAATTTAAAAGGATTAATTTATGGCTTAAGGTAAGCATGATAATGGTCCTAACAAGagtattaattttcttaaatataaaTTGACGAGCTTAGAAAGACAAGCATGTAGTAGTTAGAGCTAAagcgaccgaaaaggtatgttaaggctttccctttctttcattttggcatgatcctagacatgagcgaacaacgagtaatcgagtctccatattactctactcttagaagtattaggagtatctcagttcttgatgatcctatacctcttgttatgattgttccttctattcatgggtcctAAGTTTTATATCATAATTATCTTAGTTCACATTCATGCATTgaattcatttacatatatgcatattgacccatgaccagaaggcgttataaacgcgtatattatgtatattatacatatatatatatatatatatatatggggaaatGTGcgtggcgttatatacgcattaccacctgatcagctggtgcacagtgatgatgattatgatactCGAAGGGGCtacccgaaggggccattatgctattatgctcgaaggggccattatgttattatgcctgaaggggcctatatgggatatggatcgggtcgtacgttccttggcactatgacctatgcatatcatacgccctcagaggtaTTTTCAGTAAgcagatgcattcatacaggTATGTTTAgatagtcagacatatagatgcattcatacgTATATGTTCGTACGCCGACATATGATGTATTCGCCGATCTTTTAGCTTatgattttcagatttcattcaTTACTCcgatgtgtatgttactcttctgCCCTAGATACTCGGTACAGTTTTCATACTGACATCCCTTTTGCTAggggcgctgcattcatgcctgtaGGTAGAGATTGACAGATTGACAGAACTCCTCAATAGACAGTACTTGACATCCGCTGATGGTGAGCTCCCTTTTGTTCGAAGTTGCCGCTGTGTCCGCGCGGAGTCTTTCGTGTTTACGGACGATTTATGGACGACGGGTGAGCCACTCCGTCCCGCCCATGACTCGAGTTGTACTtttttagaggcttgtagacacatGTACAGTACAGTCAGTCAGTCCGTGGCCCTGTGGCCCATCCTTTGATACATAGTTACTTATGAGAGTCGTTTCGGCTCGTACTGTGGTTTGAGCAGTTTCGCATATATTCCATGAGGCGGTCGGACCGCATACAGTTAGACTTTCTTTCTTGAGGAGGCGGCCAGACCGCAGagagttatatgtatatatctgtgTTGGGATTTTTCTGAGTGCAGGTGGCCACTTTAGGCCTATCCACGTTCTTAGCTAAATGTAAGTTTAAATGTTGGTTCGCCCGGTCCAGGTAGGCACCAGATGCCGGTCGCGGCCctccagatttggggcgtgatAGCTTTGAAGCATTAGATATTCCTCATGCTGAACTAGGAGAAACAACAAGAGGATGGAATTCTACCCCGTTGTTCACTCTGTGGTAGAAAGAATGCTTATGTTAGAAAAAACGGCGACAGTCGGCTTTGAGGCCCTGCTTATCACCTTTTCATGTTCTCTTATTACGTGTTGTTTAATAACGAAAATGGCTTGATGTTCCATTCCGAgtcaggaccacagtttgtatcgctcttttaaatttcaatgaaaaCGCCTCAAAGTTTACAATAAGATAAAATCGCTTTACTTTacctatataaatatatgtataaatacgTAATTGAAATTGCTTTTACATGATTAATAACCGTGTTACTTTATTTTACAGTACTAATACAAAAgccacaaataatgtcatgacatgttacgaAACAGGTAAAAATAACGACGAACAAAATAACGATCAAGAAGAAGGGATAACTGAATCAGAAGGGTTGATAGATATCGAAGAGGAATACGAGAACAGACCAACACAAAAACTAGAGGAAACAGAGGTCCTTAATCTAGAAAATGAGGAGTTGGTTCGGGAAACTAGAATAAGTGTGCATTTGACAGAAGCTGAGAAAGAAGGGTATCGGAGTTTGTTGAAAGAATATGAAGATGTTTTCGCTTGGTCATACGCCGATATGCCAGGTTTAAGTACGGACATTATTGCCTATAGGTTGCCGATCCTTGAAGGATTTGCTTCAGTAAAACAGAAAATCATGCAGCCAAAGCCTGATGTTAGTATTCGaattaaagaagtaaaaaaacaAATTCCGCCCTGAGTTGTTGAGGTGAAACCATACCCGATATGGTTAGCCAACATAGTCTTGAtaccaaagaaagatgggaaaataaggATTTGTGTGGACTAGCGTGATCTTAACCGTGCTAGCTCAAAGGATAACTTTCCACTCCCGAACATTCACATACTCATTGATAACTGCGCCAAGCATAAAAGTGTTATCTTTTGTGGATTTTTACGCGGGCTATCATTAGATATTGATGGATAAAGGAGATGCTCAAAAGAAGGCATTCATCATACCGTGGGGAGTGTATCATTACTGGGTAATGCCCTTCAGGCTCAAGAATGCCGTAGCTACTTACATGAGGGCGACGACCGccatctttcatgatatgatgcacaAAGAGATTAAGGTGTATGTGGATGACGTCATCATCAAATCCCGAGTGGGTGAGgaccaaatcaaatatttaaGAAGATTCTTTGACAAACTCCGCAAGTACGATTTGAAGTTGAACTCGCAAAATCTCTGCGCATTTCGAGTGTCTGTCAAAAAATTACTAGGATTCGTATCACTCGTCATGGTATTGAGTTAGATCCCGTAAAGATCAAAGAAATCCAAGAACTCCCACCaccaaaataaagaaagaggTCTGAGTTTCTTAGGAAGGTCGAATTACACGGATGCATTCATCACCTTGTCCACAAAAAAGAATCATGAACCAATTCTCAAACTCCTTCAAGAAAGATGCTCCAACTAAATAGACGGAGGACTATCGTAAAAGCCTTTTACATCATCAAAAGATATTTATCAAATCCGCCCGTTTTGGTCCCGCCAAAGCTGAGAAGTCCTTTGCTGCTATACACGTCAATGTTGGAAAGTGCTTTTGGATGCATATTGGcacaaaaatgatgaaacagGCAAGAAAGAGAGGGCTATCTATTACATCAGTAAGAAGTTCACACCCTGCGAATACAGATATTCCTTGGTGGAAAAGACATGTTGTGCTTTGACCTGGGTATCTTAGAAGTTGAGACATTATATGGCCGCATACACGACTCATTTGATCTCAAGAATGGACCCCCTGAGGTACATCTTTTGCCAGCCTATGCCCATAGGGAAATCTGCCAAATGGAAAATGCTATTAAGTGAATTCGACATTCAATACGTCGCACAAAAAGCAGTTAAAGGGCAAGCACTGGCAGGAAGTCCAGTGGATGACAATCTCATGCCTTTGTGGACTTGCTTCCCGGATGAAGAAATAAATACAATTGAGGgcgaagaaaatgaagatgaattAGGCTGCAAAGTATACTTTGACGGAGCGGTCAACTTCAAAGGATCAGGAATCGGAGCCATCTTGGTTTTAGACTCAGGCTAATATTATCTAGCAGTAGCCAAGTTGAGCTTCAATTGCACCAACAACGTGGCTGAATACGAAGCATGTATCTTGGGTCTACATTTAGCCCTCGACATCGATGTGAAAGACCTCCAGGTAATTGGTGATTCAAATTTGTTGATTCATCAAGTTCGAGGAGAGTAGGCCACCAAGAACGAGAAGATCATACCGTATGTTGGACTTGTGCAATGATTGGCCGATCGATTCTAAGATGTCAAGTTCAAACACATACCAAGAACCCAAAATGAGCTTGCTGATGCGTTACAACAATGGCATCCATGATTCAGCATCCCGACAGAAGATACATTGATCCTGTCAAAATTGAGATCAGAGATCAACCAGCCCATCGTGCTTTTGTAGAGGCAGAGACTGATGGAAAACTTTTGCACATTGACATTAAAATGTACTTGGAGAAAGGAGTATATCCTGAAGGAATCACCTTAAATAAGAAGAAGACTATCAGGAAGTTGGCGAATGGTCTCTTCCCTCAACAGAATATCTGGCCACAAAAGAACCCCGAatttgggattgcttagatGCGTTGACTCTGTTGAAGCCACAAGATTCATTGAAGAAGTACATGCCGGAACCTGTAGGCCTTACATGAATGGGTTCGTGCTAGCAAAGAAAATCTTGAGAATAGGTTATTctttggatgaccatggagaatGACTGTAGCAAATTCGTCCAAAAATGCCATAAGTGTCAGATTCGTGGAGACTTGATAAAGGTCCCTCCGACAGAACTGAATGCTATGACGTCACCTTGGCCATTCACcgcttggggcatggatgtcatAGGGCCGATTGAGCCAGCTGCATCAAACAAACACCGCTTCATTTTGTTCGTcatagactacttcaccaagtgggtagaagcAGCATCTTATTCATCGGTAACAAAGAAAGTAGTCACAGATTTTGTGcgcaacaacatcatatgccgaTTTGGTATCCCAGAATCAATCATAACAGATAATGGGGCTAATATGAATAGCCACTTGATGAAAGAAATGTGTGCGTAGTTCTAAATCACTCACGGAAATTCAACAGCATACCAGCCACAAATGAATAGGGCTGTAGAAGccgccaacaaaaacatcaagaaaatccTCAGAAAGATGATTGATAACTACAAAGACTGGCATGAACAATTGCCTTATGCATTGTTGGGATATCACACTCGCTTTAACTTCAATCGGGACCACTCCATACCTTTTGGTGTATATTTCGAACAAGAATACCAAATTGGAAGTAGAGATCCCTTCACTTCGAATAATACAAGAAGCTAAGTTGGATGATGCAGAATGGATCTGCAAAAGGTATGAGCAACTGGCTTTAATAGATGAAAAGCGAATGATCATTGTTTGCCACGGTCAATTGAACCAACAAAGAATGAAGCGAGCTTTTAACAAGCATGCGAGAACTAGGATTCTTCAAATTGGGCAATTTGTGCTCAAACGAAGATTCCCTAAtaaagaagaatacaaaggaaagttcGCACCAAATTGGCAAGGCCCCTATATGGTGCGAAAGGTACTATCAGGAGGAGCTATGGTACCTGCTGAAATGGATGGTCAAGAGTGGCCAAGAATAATAAATTCAGATGCCATCAAGAGATACTacgtgtgaagaagaagatgactaagAAGATTTAGAGTTTCCATAGTTTAGATTTTCTTTAGTTGCATTCCcttttgtaacacctcgtatctttaacctaagctttgaccatgatcctagacttagaaaatcagatagaGGATGTGAGAATTGAAATTTCCCGGTTCAATTGTAAGATGGGGGTTTACGCCCACGAgcagtgaccgtatttcagtatacgggcCATAAATCATGACGTAAAAGGGTACCaaggatttctgagcattctggaatttggcatttggatgttacattgttaaatacagatcgtatttcagtatatgacccgtatttcaaaacgtcaactggtaccaaggatttctgagcattctggtatatttggtatttggatgttacattgttaaatacggactgtatttcaaaatacggcctgtatttcaaaacttatttggaatttggaaaaacttccttgatgaaagttgtagagctttgaaatacctttcccaCGGTATATTATAGAGGTCAAACGGACAtatgtgcaaagagttatggccattttactaaagagacgcagtgcagtccatacggaataccgaccgtatttcaaaatacggtccgtcaTTCAAAATACGGCAGCCACTTTGACGTAAAATGCAATTTTCATAAcactatatattcgtccatatcagttcaaatcattatttttcattccttcaagccctagaacgacctcctaccctcttccatcatcaagaacaccaaggtaagcctactctaattattccaagtcaattctaatacatatccttgtaatctaaacaagaaatcatcattcctaaaactagggttttcaagaaaacccatctcaaggttcaagaattcaagattttggaaatcctcttcaaagctcaagtctttaattcaagttttggaacGACTAAGGTAtgtgtagagttactatctacgtgtgggaacatcattgttcttccccacgcctcctaatccataaagtatgaaactttacaaaactagggtttctattctataccatgctcatgacaaccctaggtccatgtccatgattatattatgtatgaattgctattattctatcattgtgtgcttaataactccatatgattattgagaatcagtccgtaatccatgaaaacccatatcttgtattccatgggttcttgcatgcatgtttttgactaagaatgattatttcatgaatatcttatatgtctacaagttttcatgcaattgtattttataactatatTCATGCCATaactcaagatacatacatgctaaatacaagttatttcatgaaaccatgtttacaagttatttcatgaaaccatgtttacaagttatttcatgaaaccatgtttacaagttatttcgtgaaatcatgattacaagacaactACAAGTAATTCATTTTAAAAATCATAgtttcttagccaactatattatgtttatgtttttgggagttacacgaattaccgagaaggctcgatagcccgaaactacgtagccaccgtaggacaaggatcgctccgcccgctagggacgataccttaattttacacggAACGGATCCTCGgtgcacgttaccaccttataccgTGGCAAGGTATAGGGGGCCGGTCCGGGCGAGGTGTAccgactccacgtacccacacggtgatatcacatggacggtttatgaaatgctctcctaCTTATCAttctacttatgttatatatatatatatgcatccaTGCTCATGCGTACTCATGCCTGTTCATGTCCGGtgttttcgattttcggttCTTATCTTGTTagtccatgtcccatgttatttctttcagttgctttacataccagtacattcaatatGCTGACATCCCCTTTTATTGGCCaagggcctgcatttcacgatgtaggtacggatttacaggacgatGCCTCTGCTCATTAGGATCTGCACGtaccagcttattggtgagccccatctcattcggggtttagacattgtcattctttaattagttttgcatctaaaggtatcttGTGGGCCCTTGTCCCgcaagtatgttttccagtcagactcatgatagaggtttcatagactagacaagtcagttatgtgatgtcagacattcggagtcttatagccattttggctcattcaagTTATTTCcacactcatgtttaaacaagtaattttattaagtattatgacttactacgttttataaaggcgcATCATGCATTTAcattatattccgctcatgttatgccttatgatgattcagcaagccatgtggttcgctcggtcacatgcagtaaggcaccgagtgtcgtgttgtGCCCCGGCCatagttcggggcgtgacaaagcttggtatcaggattgtctcacttcttttatattctagatcgtgcagttagagcagtacttttaggatgcctttctaattcgtgcgtgtacgtattttcagaaaatgccGGCGAAAAGGAAATACACCAGAAAGGCTACAGCCACCAGCCAAGGGGCTACTGCGGAAGCAACTCACGAAAAGACCGTTCCAACTCGGACGGCGAAATTTCCCTAACTCACTGCTTCGCTACACCTTCTAGCGATTCGGGTGGGGATGTTAGGAATGCTATCAATATGCTCACATAATCGGTAGCAATCGGGCCCAACGTCGTAACCGGGTCAAGTTCGGGAAATAATGGAGAGTCTTCTAAGACTAAGGATTTCGTCGAATGAATCCCCGCCTTCACGGGgacaaagaaagatgaagacCCTCAGACTACATTGATGCTCTTCAAAAAATCTTCGGGATTATGATAGTTCTGCAAATCACAAGCACTACTTTGGAGCTCATCGGCACTTGAGAGCATTGCTAACACATGGTATCAATCTTAGGAATAGTCCCGAGGTGAGGATGCACCCGATGCTACATGGGATGAGTTTGCAAGTGCATTCCTAGACCACTTCATGCCAAGAGAGGTCGGGAAGCTAAGGCCGAGCAATTCCCGGCTTGCTGAATGGCGGTGTCGGCTCAGACTACTATTTGGATTTTGTCAGTCTGGTCAAGCATGCTTCAAATATGGTACCGGACATGAGGGCGAGAGTGAGGAGGTTTGTTGGAGGACTTGATTCCCATTTGTATGATGGGGCCAACATTGCTGCACAGAATGGGGGAATGACCATctccaagatggttgctttcATATAGGGCAATgagacaaggctaaaggaggaggaagtgtcacgacccgtctaggggccgtgacgagtacccgatacttgtaccgagcacccccttAACTCGTATCATACTCTTGTTACCTAGCGGGCCTTAGTAGCcgtgctctctttttttttttttttctttttagcatTAGCATTAGTAGCGTCATAAACATAACATAGTAAACTTTTCCATCACATTATACAAATGACGCGAACGACCCCAAGATACAAACATTTAACCGTACACATccgcctacgagcctctagacatagtacatatatacatagacgaGGGGCCGAGTGCTGTCGTGCCCGAGAGTAcgtatacacaaaatagtaccaaggaagtgaggctccggaacaactggagcgctgtagAGCACCGCTGgtagagctcctaaggatcaagtccACCTGTCTGCtgacctcttttcgctccttatgctattccaaattcacgttgcaatctcgtcaaaatctgcgaattggtcatgtttacccaaaactctcattaatATACTTaaagttagaatcttaaggaaccacttggctaccggaatttcggcagcacttcctctgtaaatataccatcctcaacattcaatttagtcaagttctcatcaaacacaatccgggaattcaaacccggccaaactattaa
This region of Lycium ferocissimum isolate CSIRO_LF1 unplaced genomic scaffold, AGI_CSIRO_Lferr_CH_V1 ctg17765, whole genome shotgun sequence genomic DNA includes:
- the LOC132042768 gene encoding uncharacterized protein LOC132042768; its protein translation is MNNCLMHCWDITLALTSIGTTPYLLVYISNKNTKLEVEIPSLRIIQEAKLDDAEWICKRYEQLALIDEKRMIIVCHGQLNQQRMKRAFNKHARTRILQIGQFVLKRRFPNKEEYKGKFAPNWQGPYMVRKVLSGGAMVPAEMDGQEWPRIINSDAIKRYYV